A single Gemmatimonadota bacterium DNA region contains:
- a CDS encoding AAA family ATPase produces MNLTSEETSARPCWFVGASFGRVNDQTEQFLKEGIWKNNFDEDHPTVAMTKTMQPGDRIAIKSNFVRKHDLPFDSRDHFVSVMAIKAIGTITANLGDGHTVKVDWHKVDPVREWYFFTFRGTVWRVLPGDNWHIDALIAFAFENTPQEIDRFRNAPYWRDRFGDYTGDKKHYEWTGFYEAFADGLLAFKNRRTELISGIHEIASRVDGMTLVHGDRFNDGTTGPLKDICPFTTMGLFNRGISHTNRKVIGTELAKLLNITGTFPASLDGIPVLNNQSSWLFGFEKDRRPDDIDSLWEVFTRAIELTDSDDENARDHFISSFNDAAGRLFVGWSLTIGLHWIRPWDFPALDKQVRQYLDVKLNVEIGLNVPNKRFCSANDYLKVHETLTTRFHEDTYPVRSFPELSREAWLYKYSGSVGPPTNGPDPLLPNDPYSLDNIVNDGCFIGRKKLESILNRLRTKKNLILQGPPGTGKTWLARKLAFALIGERDESKVRSVQFHPNLSYEDFVRGWRPAGDGKLTLVDGPFITIRDEAEKDHNARYVLVIEEINRGNPAQILGEMLTLLETDKRTPNEALRLVYPRSSDERFFIPNNLFVIGTMNIADRSLALVDLALRRRFAFIDLEPTLGEPWRKWVHQKNKIDIETLTEIEHRIGNLNQTIADDASLGSQFRLGHSYVTPPFEQPIDDGRKWYRDVVDTEIGPLLDEYWFEDLEKSENAKQKLLEGF; encoded by the coding sequence TGCCGTTTGACAGTCGAGATCATTTTGTATCAGTAATGGCGATCAAGGCTATTGGTACAATCACAGCCAATCTTGGCGATGGTCACACAGTCAAAGTAGATTGGCATAAAGTCGATCCCGTGCGTGAATGGTACTTCTTCACCTTTCGAGGAACTGTATGGCGGGTGTTACCAGGAGATAATTGGCATATCGATGCCCTGATTGCATTTGCATTTGAAAACACACCGCAGGAGATCGATAGGTTTCGGAACGCTCCATATTGGCGAGACAGGTTCGGGGACTATACAGGCGACAAAAAACACTACGAATGGACAGGTTTTTATGAGGCTTTTGCAGATGGATTACTAGCCTTCAAAAACCGTCGAACTGAGTTAATCTCGGGGATACATGAAATCGCTTCGAGAGTAGACGGGATGACCCTTGTTCATGGTGATCGGTTTAACGACGGCACTACTGGACCATTGAAGGACATTTGTCCATTTACGACTATGGGCCTTTTTAATCGTGGTATCTCACATACCAATCGGAAAGTCATAGGTACCGAACTGGCAAAATTACTGAATATCACAGGAACATTCCCTGCATCCCTAGATGGGATTCCCGTTCTCAACAATCAGAGTTCTTGGTTATTTGGTTTCGAGAAAGACAGACGGCCGGATGACATCGATTCTCTTTGGGAAGTTTTTACGCGAGCGATCGAACTCACAGATTCTGATGATGAAAATGCACGAGATCATTTTATATCATCCTTCAACGATGCTGCGGGCCGTCTCTTTGTAGGTTGGTCCCTTACAATTGGACTTCACTGGATTCGACCATGGGATTTCCCAGCCCTAGATAAACAAGTCCGTCAATACTTAGATGTAAAACTGAATGTAGAAATCGGTTTGAATGTGCCAAATAAGAGGTTTTGTAGTGCTAACGATTATCTTAAGGTTCATGAAACGCTGACGACTAGGTTTCATGAAGACACGTACCCAGTCCGCTCTTTTCCGGAACTATCCCGTGAAGCCTGGCTGTACAAATATAGTGGCTCGGTTGGGCCGCCAACAAATGGTCCGGATCCTTTGTTACCAAATGATCCATATTCACTCGATAACATCGTAAACGATGGGTGTTTTATTGGCAGAAAGAAACTCGAGTCAATACTCAATCGCCTTCGTACCAAGAAAAACCTCATACTTCAAGGCCCTCCGGGAACCGGTAAAACTTGGCTGGCCAGAAAGTTAGCCTTTGCATTAATCGGTGAACGAGACGAAAGCAAGGTACGTTCTGTACAGTTTCATCCTAATCTTTCCTACGAAGATTTCGTACGTGGATGGCGTCCAGCAGGAGATGGTAAACTCACGCTTGTTGACGGTCCCTTCATAACCATAAGGGATGAGGCGGAGAAAGATCACAATGCTAGGTATGTCTTAGTAATCGAGGAGATAAACAGAGGTAATCCAGCACAGATTCTAGGTGAAATGTTGACTCTACTTGAGACTGACAAGCGAACTCCAAATGAGGCCTTGAGACTGGTTTATCCGAGGTCTAGTGACGAACGATTCTTTATTCCCAACAATCTCTTCGTAATTGGTACGATGAATATCGCCGACCGATCCCTTGCTCTTGTAGACCTGGCGCTTCGTCGTAGGTTTGCCTTTATCGACCTTGAGCCTACCCTGGGCGAGCCCTGGCGTAAATGGGTCCACCAGAAGAACAAGATAGATATAGAGACACTCACTGAAATTGAGCATCGCATCGGTAATCTGAACCAAACGATCGCTGATGACGCCAGTCTTGGTTCACAATTTCGTTTGGGACACAGTTATGTTACACCACCATTTGAACAACCAATTGACGACGGTCGAAAGTGGTACCGGGATGTGGTCGATACGGAAATCGGACCGTTACTCGACGAATATTGGTTCGAAGACCTCGAGAAATCAGAAAATGCAAAGCAGAAACTTCTGGAAGGCTTCTAG